Genomic DNA from Vagococcus luciliae:
TCTTCTAAAGATGAGGAAAACGTGCTAAATATTGTTGCGATTGCCTCAGACGAAGAGGACAACAATGTAGATAATCACCATCTTTATTTTTTCTCTTTGTTAAATGACAAACCACTTGTGTTGATTGTCTCTGAAAAATCAACATCTTCGAATATTATAGCTTCAGAGACTAAAAATAATGAGTTGAAAAGTGGATTTACTAATATTATAGAGCAAACAAATGAGGAATCCAATAAAACGGATACTTCAATATCAAAATTTGATACGTTATCTAATGATATAAAAGCATTACTATTAACGGAAGCTGTGGATGACAGATTGGAAACACGTTTTGATGAATTAAATCAACCAGATGCGATGTTTTTAAATTATTATATTGAGGATAATTATATCTATTTATTTTTTACTAGTGGAGTAGGTACTGGCCATCCTATATATTTATTAGAAGATGAGGGAAGTACTATAAAACCATTACAAACTGTGTCAAGGGTATCTTATGATGAATATAAAGAATTTCCACCAAAGTCTATAAATTTAGATAAAGAAATTTTATTTGAAAAATATAATGCTAATCCAGAAAAGTATGATTTGGCCGTGACAAATTTTAAAGTAGGATCAACAATTAATGAAAAAGCAGTCTTTGAAGATATGGTTAAAAGAATAGGTATAAAAAATAAAGTTGAAAAAGAAGAAGTCGTGACATCATCTACAAAGCCGTCAGCTGAGGAAATTTATCGTTACTATAAAGATTATATCGTGTATGATGCAGGAATTAATAGTGAAGTTTTACAGCAACGAATGGAAATGAAAGGAGTAGACGAAAATGGTTTTCCCATCATTGCTCATGTTGTTCACGGATCAGAAATCAATATTTCGATGGATGGTGATGTGATTAACTATAATGTTTATTCTATTGGTGGAGCAAATGATGATGGAACACCTGCCAAAAGTCATTTATTCGATGCTTTCTATAATTATAAAACAGGTGAACATGGTGTAAAATAAATAATTTTTATCATATTAACAAAATAAAAAAACACATGAAATAAAATATATATTTCGTGTGTTTTTATTCTACTAAAGTGCTGCATCACCTGTTTCTTTTGTTCGAATACGTATAGCATTTTCAACATGATAAATGAATATTTTTCCATCTCCAACTTCACCTGTTTGACAAATATCAATAATGAGGTTTGTCACTGTATCTAATAGTTCATCAGATACAACCATATTGATTTCTAACTTTGGAACTAAGGTCGTTAAAATCTCTTGGCCACGAACATATTCTTTCCATCCTAACTGATGCCCATAACCAAGTACTTGGGAAACGGTCATACCTTTGATTCCAACTTTTTTATATAGAGCCTCTTGTAAATCATTTAATTTTTCTTGTCTGATGATTGCTTCGATTTTTTTCATTTTTGCACCGTCTTTCCATTAATATTATTTTAGTTATCCATACCAAAGAAAGTAGGGTATGCCGTTTCATCATGTTCTGTCACATCTAAACCTTGAATTTCATCTCTTTCAGATACACGAATAGGCATGAATACGTTGATAATTTTGATAATAATAAAGCTAACAAGCCCAGCAAATAATAATGTGATTAAAATACTTATCAGTTGAGCGATAAATAAATTTAATCCACCATATAGCAAACCATTCACACCACCAATTGATTTTTCTGCAAAAATCCCTGTGGCGATTCCACCGACGCCATGACATCCAAATGCATCCAGAGCATCGTCAATTTCTAATTTACGCTTAATGATTCCAATAGAAATATAACAAACTGGACTAACTAAGAAGCCGATGATTAGGGCACTCCATAGTGGTACAAAACCAGCACCGGGAGTTATGGCAACAAGTCCTACGATAGCGCCCGTAGAAGCACCAACAATGGTTGGTTTACCAATCATTGTTTTTTCAATTAACATCCACGATAACATTGCAATTGCAGCAGCTGAATGGGTAACAAGTAATGCGTGAATAGCTAATTTATTTGCACCTAGTGCACTGCCAGAATTAAAACCAAACCATCCAAACCAAAGTAGTCCTGCTCCTAAAACAATAGCCAGTACCAGTCCTGTTATACCTGAACTAATATGAACGACATTTCCTCCACTAAAAGACAAACTATAACTCAGTATAATCCATAATATGGAAGATAGTCCTAGAGAAAAAATAACCATCATCATGGTGTTGATAATATTTTTTCTTCTAGAAAATCCGCCGTAAAAGAATGCTAAACCTGGAGTCATCAAGAAAACTAGTGAAGAACAAATTATTATAAATCCAGTATCTCCTTTATTTATATGATCATCCTTTCTTTTTTTATATAAAGATATAAAAAAGGGTTATGAATAAAGTGTTTTTGGGTGAAATAAAAGAAACCACATGAGACGTAATACCTCATGTGGTTTCTTTTATTTCAATATTCCTCTTTTAAAAAAACTTACATCATACCGCCCATCATTGATGGATCCATTCCACCAGGCATTCCTGGAGCTTCTGGTTCTGGTTTGTCAGCAATAACCCCTTCAGTAGTTAAGATTAATGCAGAAACACTTGCAGCATTTTGTAAAGCAGAACGAGATACTTTAGTTGGGTCTACGATACCAGCTTCAATCATGTTTACCCAAGTATCATCTTTTGCATTGTATCCAACGCCAGTATCAGCTTGTTTTAACTTATCAACAACAACTGAACCTTCCATACCAGCATTTTCAGCAATTTGGCGAACTGGTTCTTCTAAGGCACGAACAACGATGTTGACACCAGTTTTTTCATCACCAGTTACATCAAGTTCAGCTACTTTTGGTAATACATTAACAAATGCCGTACCACCACCAGCAACAATCCCTTCTTCAACAGCTGCACGAGTTGCGTTTAACGCATCTTCAATACGTAATTTCAATTCTTTTAATTCTGTTTCAGTCGCAGCACCAACTTTAATAACAGCAACACCACCAGCTAACTTAGCTAAGCGTTCTTGTAGTTTTTCACGATCAAAGTCTGATGTTGTTTCAGCGATTTGAGAACGAATTAATGATACTCGGTTTTCAATGTCTTTTTTATCGCCATTTCCTTCAACAATTGTTGTGTTATCTTTGTCGATAACCACTTTGCTTGCAGAACCTAATGCATCAATTGTTGTGTCTTTCAAGTCTAATCCTAAATCTTCTGTGATAACAGTTGCGCCAGTTAAAGCGGCAATGTCTTGTAACATTTCTTTACGTCGGTCACCAAAACCAGGAGCTTTAACAGCTGCTACGTTGAATGTACCACGGATTTTATTTAATACTAATGTTGGTAAAGCTTCACCATCAACATCATCAGCAATGATTAATAATGGTTTGCCTTGTTGTAAGATTTGTTCTAATAAAGGTAAAATATCTTGAATGTTAGAGATTTTTTTATCTGTAATTAAGATATATGGATTTTCTAAAACAGCTTCCATTTTATCATTGTCAGTTACCATGTATTGAGATAGGTAACCACGGTCAAATTGCATCCCTTCAACAACGTCTAATTCAGTTTCAATCCCTTTAGATTCTTCAATCGTGATAACGCCATCGTTACCAACTTTTTCCATTGCTTCAGAGATTAATTCACCAATTTTTTCACTACCAGAAGAAACAGCAGCTACTTGTGCGATTGATTCTTTAGAGTCAATTTTTTTAGAAATAGCATGTAATTCTTCTACAGCTTTTTTAGTCGCTAATTCAATCCCACGACGAATACCGATTGGGTTTGCACCAGCAGTTACATTTTTAAGTCCTTCACGAACGATTGCTTGGGTTAAAACAGTTGCAGTCGTTGTTCCATCACCTGCAATATCGTTTGTTTTAGAAGCTACTTCAGCTACTAATTGAGCACCCATATTTTCAAAACGATCTTCAAGTTCAACTTCTTTAGCGATCGTCACACCATCATTTGTAATTAATGGAGAACCAAATGATTTATCTAAAACAACGTTACGTCCTTTAGGTCCTAATGTTACTTTTACAATATTTGCTAATGTGTCCACACCACGTACCATTGAGCTACGTGCATCTTCAGAGAATTTAATATCTTTTGTCATTTATTGTTCACCTCATTATTTATTTTTTATTCTACGATTGCAATGATATCTTTGTCGTGTAGTACTAAGTAATCTTCACCAGAGTCTGTTACTTCTTGTCCGGCGTATTTTTCGAATAGGACAGTTTGTCCAACGCTTACAGATACGGATAATTTTGTCCCATTTTCTAAAGTACGACCATCACCAATAGCAACGACCTCACCTGTTTGAGATTTTTCTTTTGAAGCTGATGTTAAAACTAATCCACTGGCAGTTTTTTCTTCTGCTTCTTTCACTTTAATAACGACACGATCTCCTAATGGTTTTAACAATGTGTATCCCTCCATAATGTTTATAATTTTAGCACTCTTTATCTTTGAGTGCTAATCACATCTTTTATAATACAGATAAATGTTTTTTTTTGCAAGTATTTTGATACAATAAGTAAAGAGATAAAATGATAGTAGGTGATACATAACATGTCAATCAACAAAAATATGCTGTATACAAGTTTTCTTTACTTATTTTTATTAAATAGAACACTTCTTTTTTCATTAAATAATGTTGTAACTATTTTTTTATACACAATGATTCTAATGTTCATACTAATAATTTATGTGAAAACTAATAAAGAACAATCATTAAACCATTCAGGCACATCATTAAAAAAATTAGTTACTTTAATAGTGATTGGTTTAATATTGAGCTTTTTTACTCAAATATTTATTATTTTTTTGACAACTTATTTTTTTCCTAATTTAATATTAGTAAATAATAGGCCTGTAAATCTATCATGGAGTTTTATTATGATAACGATTTTCTTTAATCCTATCATAGAGGAGCTAGTATTTCGTTTTAGTTTTGTCAATTGGATTGGACAAAAATTACCGATTTGGGTGGGAATTGTGATAAGCTCACTGATTTTTATGTTAATGCATATAAATGGAAATCTATTTATTTATTTTTGTTTAGGAATAATTTTTTCTGGTTTATATAAGATTAGTGGTACGATTATGACACCTATCATGGTTCATATTTTACTAAATGGTATTATATTGTTTGCCACTTAAAAAAGCTTAACGAAAAATTTTCGTTAAGCTTTTTGATTAGTCTTCTTTATAATTAGATAAGAAGTAGATTAAAGTTTGCATTTCATTTGTTAAATCCACATTTTGGATTTGTACATCTTTTGGAACGTTGATTCTAATAGGAGTAAAATTCATAATTCCTTTAATTCCAGCTTCAACTAAACGGTCAGCATTTTCTTGTGCATGTGCTGGTGGGACAGTTAAAATAGCAACATCAATGTGTTGTGCACGAATTTGCTCAACCATATCATTAGCATCATAGACAGGAACACCATCAAGTATGCGACCAACAATATCAGGTTTAACATCAAATGCAGCACTAATGCGAATACTATCACTTTGATGGAAACGATAGTTTAGTAAAGCATGTCCTAAATTACCAACACCAACAAGAGCCACATTAGTTAAACGATCTTCATTCAGTGTTTTTGCAAAAAAGGTCATTAAACTTTCAACATCATAGCCATAACCACGTTTACCTAATTCTCCAAAATATGAAAAGTCGCGGCGAATCGTCGCGCTATCTACTTTAACGGCTTCGCTTAATTCAGTTGATGAAACCTTCTTCTTGCCTGAATCAAATAAAAATTTTAAATAACGATAATACAAAGGTAACCTTTTTGCTGTTGCCTTTGGAATAGTTGTGTCTTTCATAATAACTCCCTCACTTTTTTATCTTAAACCCTCATTGTTATAAAGTTCACGTTAATAGAATACCTTTACTACAGTATAAAAGCAATTTTTACGCCTGTATTTGAGTAACTATGAGCGATAAATATACCAAACTTTCTATTAAAATTATGATAAACTATTTTTAGAAGTTAAAAGATGGAGGAAGTTATGATTTTATTACAAGCTAACAACGTCTCTCGATTATTTGGAGATGATGTACTATTTGAAAATATACAATTAGATGTTCAAGATAAAAGTAGAATTGCTTTAGTTGGACGGAATGGAGCAGGAAAATCAACGTTACTAAAAATATTAGCAGGAATTGAAGAACCTGATACAGGGTTAATCACAAAATCAAAAGAGCTAACAATAGGTTACTTGGATCAACATACAGGTCTTGAATCAGATAAAACGATTTGGGAAGAAATGCTCATTGTTTTTGATTATGTACAAGAAATGGAAAAAAAATTGCGACGATTGGAAAAAGATATTGCCAATCCAAATATCCATGATAATGAAGAGTCTTATCAACAAGTGCTAAAAGATTACGATAAACTACAACATGAGTTTAATGAATTGAATGGTTATGGCTATAAGTCAGAAATTAAATCTGTCCTACATGGATTTCGTTTTGATGAAAGCTATTTTGATGTGCCAATTCAAAATCTATCAGGTGGTCAAAAAACTCGTTTAGCTTTAGCTCGTTTATTATTGGAAAAACCTAATCTACTTATTTTAGATGAGCCGACAAACCATTTAGACATTGATACATTAAATTGGTTAGAAGGGTATTTACAAGGCTATCGTGGAGCTATTTTGATGGTTTCTCATGACCGATATTTTTTAGATAAGATTGTGAATGAAGTTTATGATATTAGTAGACGGAAAATAACACACTATAAAGGAAATTATTCGACATTTTTAGAAAGAAAAGCAGAACGATTAGAGCAAGAAGAAAAAGAATACGAAAAACAACAAGACAAAATAGCAAAGTTAGAAGACTTTGTAGCAAGAAATATCGTTCGCGCTTCTACAACAAAGCGAGCCCAGAGTAGGCGAAAGCAACTAGAAAAAATGGAGAAATTAGAAAAACCTCTAGGTGATGAAAAATCAGCTCATTTTCTTTTTAAAACAAATCGTCCGTCTGGTAGAGACGTTTTAACTCTTAATAATGTTGCTGTGGGATATGAACCATTGATTTTAAGCGAACCAATTAATTTAGCACTACGTAAGCAAGAAGCAATCGCCTTAGTTGGTCCAAATGGAGTGGGAAAATCAACGCTATTAAAAAGTATCATTGGAGATATCCCATTTGTAAAAGGAGTAGCTGAAATTGGTTATAAAGTTGATATAGGATACTACGATCAAGAGCAAGGGAAATTAAGTGGTAATCAAAGTGTATTGGAAGAGTTGTGGAGAGAACACCCAACCGTACCAGAAAAAGATATCAGAACACTTTTAGGTAGTTTTTTATTTTCTGGGGAAGATGTGAAAAAGACAATTAATTTATTAAGTGGGGGAGAAAAAGCCCGTGTCGCATTAGCCAAATTAGCGATGCAAAAGGATAATTTCTTAATTCTCGATGAGCCAACTAATCATTTGGATATCGATAGTAAAGAAGTACTAGAAAATGCGTTAATTGAGTATGATGGAACTTTATTATTCGTTTCTCATGATCGCTATTTTATTAATCGTATCGCAACAGGAGTGTTGGAATTATCAGAAGATGGCAGTACTTATTATCATGGTAATTATGATTATTATGTAGAGAAAAAAGCAGAAGAAGAGGAACGACAAGCGTTATTAAATGACACGCAAAATGTTGAAGATAATAAAGTGACTAAAGATAAATTAAGCTACGAAGAATCAAAAGAGCGACAAAAAGAACAACGTAAATTGGAGCGATTAGTCGATTCATTGGAAGTTGAGTTGCAAGAAGCAGAAGAAAAAATAGAGTCTATCCAAAAAGAGATGGAACAACCAGAAATTTTAGAGGATCATGAAAAACTCTTAGAGTTAGATAAAGAATTACAAGAAGTATATGCTAAACAAGAAACACTATTAGAAACGTGGGAGAAGGCTTCATTGGAATTAGAGTCATTTTAAAAAAGCAACTAATCATTTTTTTGATTAGTTGCTTTTTAGTGACTATTTTTTTCGAAGTTGGTTTATTTGAGAATATAAATCTCCAGTTGTTTTAATATTTTTTAATTTTGTTTTATCAATGTTAGCTTTTTTACTTAGTTTTGTTATATCATCGTCGTTGGCAACTTCATCCACATTGATTGATTTTATATTGGTTACTGTTCCGTCTTCCATACTTGGAATTTCAATAATATCATCATTAATCAATTCAGCAACGTCTTGATGAGCTTTAGAGTCAGTATCAATACCAACGATTTTCCAATTATTCAGCAACTTACCTTCATAGACACCATTTTTTTCTTCTTTAATATATCGAGCAGATAATTCACGAATACGACCTTCAACTTCACCAAAAGCATCAGGAGAAAAGGTTGAGTATACTTGATTGAATTTTCTACCAGCTAAAGGACCTTCTTCTGAAGTTAAGAAATTCATTCGATATTGATTCATTCCAATTTTCAAAGGCTCATTTAAATCAATAAGGGTGTCATCAAGTCGTCTTAAATTAGTAATACGTTCACCAGCTGGTTGTGATAAATCAATGTCGTATTTCACATTGTAAAAACGATCGTTTGTATTGTATTTACTGATTCTTCTTTTTGGATTAAAACTAATGGTTACATCACCTGGTTGGCTTTGA
This window encodes:
- a CDS encoding DUF4767 domain-containing protein codes for the protein MNKYIGLFIVVIFGTLLGGCNDSKKQEDTDTTEPKVSEVKKQQTINSTKEINVKKIIWDSEKESQLKSFVNGWGKEMNQDYTFYESNDELKWNNLVISARNLEKNKTIDLNGKKQSISIFSSKDEENVLNIVAIASDEEDNNVDNHHLYFFSLLNDKPLVLIVSEKSTSSNIIASETKNNELKSGFTNIIEQTNEESNKTDTSISKFDTLSNDIKALLLTEAVDDRLETRFDELNQPDAMFLNYYIEDNYIYLFFTSGVGTGHPIYLLEDEGSTIKPLQTVSRVSYDEYKEFPPKSINLDKEILFEKYNANPEKYDLAVTNFKVGSTINEKAVFEDMVKRIGIKNKVEKEEVVTSSTKPSAEEIYRYYKDYIVYDAGINSEVLQQRMEMKGVDENGFPIIAHVVHGSEINISMDGDVINYNVYSIGGANDDGTPAKSHLFDAFYNYKTGEHGVK
- a CDS encoding P-II family nitrogen regulator, with product MKKIEAIIRQEKLNDLQEALYKKVGIKGMTVSQVLGYGHQLGWKEYVRGQEILTTLVPKLEINMVVSDELLDTVTNLIIDICQTGEVGDGKIFIYHVENAIRIRTKETGDAAL
- a CDS encoding ammonium transporter; amino-acid sequence: MNKGDTGFIIICSSLVFLMTPGLAFFYGGFSRRKNIINTMMMVIFSLGLSSILWIILSYSLSFSGGNVVHISSGITGLVLAIVLGAGLLWFGWFGFNSGSALGANKLAIHALLVTHSAAAIAMLSWMLIEKTMIGKPTIVGASTGAIVGLVAITPGAGFVPLWSALIIGFLVSPVCYISIGIIKRKLEIDDALDAFGCHGVGGIATGIFAEKSIGGVNGLLYGGLNLFIAQLISILITLLFAGLVSFIIIKIINVFMPIRVSERDEIQGLDVTEHDETAYPTFFGMDN
- the groL gene encoding chaperonin GroEL (60 kDa chaperone family; promotes refolding of misfolded polypeptides especially under stressful conditions; forms two stacked rings of heptamers to form a barrel-shaped 14mer; ends can be capped by GroES; misfolded proteins enter the barrel where they are refolded when GroES binds), with the translated sequence MTKDIKFSEDARSSMVRGVDTLANIVKVTLGPKGRNVVLDKSFGSPLITNDGVTIAKEVELEDRFENMGAQLVAEVASKTNDIAGDGTTTATVLTQAIVREGLKNVTAGANPIGIRRGIELATKKAVEELHAISKKIDSKESIAQVAAVSSGSEKIGELISEAMEKVGNDGVITIEESKGIETELDVVEGMQFDRGYLSQYMVTDNDKMEAVLENPYILITDKKISNIQDILPLLEQILQQGKPLLIIADDVDGEALPTLVLNKIRGTFNVAAVKAPGFGDRRKEMLQDIAALTGATVITEDLGLDLKDTTIDALGSASKVVIDKDNTTIVEGNGDKKDIENRVSLIRSQIAETTSDFDREKLQERLAKLAGGVAVIKVGAATETELKELKLRIEDALNATRAAVEEGIVAGGGTAFVNVLPKVAELDVTGDEKTGVNIVVRALEEPVRQIAENAGMEGSVVVDKLKQADTGVGYNAKDDTWVNMIEAGIVDPTKVSRSALQNAASVSALILTTEGVIADKPEPEAPGMPGGMDPSMMGGMM
- the groES gene encoding co-chaperone GroES, with the protein product MEGYTLLKPLGDRVVIKVKEAEEKTASGLVLTSASKEKSQTGEVVAIGDGRTLENGTKLSVSVSVGQTVLFEKYAGQEVTDSGEDYLVLHDKDIIAIVE
- a CDS encoding CPBP family intramembrane glutamic endopeptidase — its product is MITIFFNPIIEELVFRFSFVNWIGQKLPIWVGIVISSLIFMLMHINGNLFIYFCLGIIFSGLYKISGTIMTPIMVHILLNGIILFAT
- a CDS encoding redox-sensing transcriptional repressor Rex — encoded protein: MKDTTIPKATAKRLPLYYRYLKFLFDSGKKKVSSTELSEAVKVDSATIRRDFSYFGELGKRGYGYDVESLMTFFAKTLNEDRLTNVALVGVGNLGHALLNYRFHQSDSIRISAAFDVKPDIVGRILDGVPVYDANDMVEQIRAQHIDVAILTVPPAHAQENADRLVEAGIKGIMNFTPIRINVPKDVQIQNVDLTNEMQTLIYFLSNYKED
- a CDS encoding ABC-F family ATP-binding cassette domain-containing protein, with translation MILLQANNVSRLFGDDVLFENIQLDVQDKSRIALVGRNGAGKSTLLKILAGIEEPDTGLITKSKELTIGYLDQHTGLESDKTIWEEMLIVFDYVQEMEKKLRRLEKDIANPNIHDNEESYQQVLKDYDKLQHEFNELNGYGYKSEIKSVLHGFRFDESYFDVPIQNLSGGQKTRLALARLLLEKPNLLILDEPTNHLDIDTLNWLEGYLQGYRGAILMVSHDRYFLDKIVNEVYDISRRKITHYKGNYSTFLERKAERLEQEEKEYEKQQDKIAKLEDFVARNIVRASTTKRAQSRRKQLEKMEKLEKPLGDEKSAHFLFKTNRPSGRDVLTLNNVAVGYEPLILSEPINLALRKQEAIALVGPNGVGKSTLLKSIIGDIPFVKGVAEIGYKVDIGYYDQEQGKLSGNQSVLEELWREHPTVPEKDIRTLLGSFLFSGEDVKKTINLLSGGEKARVALAKLAMQKDNFLILDEPTNHLDIDSKEVLENALIEYDGTLLFVSHDRYFINRIATGVLELSEDGSTYYHGNYDYYVEKKAEEEERQALLNDTQNVEDNKVTKDKLSYEESKERQKEQRKLERLVDSLEVELQEAEEKIESIQKEMEQPEILEDHEKLLELDKELQEVYAKQETLLETWEKASLELESF